One genomic segment of Primulina tabacum isolate GXHZ01 chromosome 9, ASM2559414v2, whole genome shotgun sequence includes these proteins:
- the LOC142554970 gene encoding guanylate kinase 3, chloroplastic-like yields the protein MLFRSICVSVSKSNHNPFFLSPILSNLLTLWQSNQASSSNFENLKLGFQRTISVNLQSFVSESTTNSTMDDPRRPPLVPIPHPDAVDRAEVFRALEASLGATFSFQPTVPNPNPLIIVISGPSGVGKDAVIKRLREVREDLHFVVTATSRAQRPGEVDGKDYFFLSKEDFISMINKNELLEYALVYGDYKGIPKQQIREYMAKGRDIVLRVDIQGAATLRTILRNGAVFVFLVAESEEALVKRLIDRRTESTEALLMRVASAREELRHLKEFDYVVVNKEGELESSVNLVESIIDAEKAKVHQRRAVI from the coding sequence ATGCTATTCCGAAGTATCTGCGTTTCCGTGTCAAAATCCAATCACAACCCTTTCTTCCTTTCCCCAATCTTGTCGAACCTTCTCACCCTTTGGCAATCTAATCAAGCATCTTCCTCCAATTTTGAAAACCTAAAGCTGGGATTTCAGAGAACAATTTCAGTGAATTTACAAAGCTTCGTTTCAGAAAGCACCACGAATTCCACTATGGATGACCCTAGGAGACCTCCACTCGTCCCCATACCACACCCTGATGCTGTTGACCGGGCCGAGGTTTTTCGGGCCCTCGAAGCCTCTTTAGGCGCAACATTCAGCTTTCAGCCCACGGTTCCAAATCCTAACCCTCTGATCATTGTAATTAGTGGTCCTAGCGGTGTTGGAAAAGATGCCGTAATTAAAAGATTAAGGGAAGTTAGAGAAGATTTGCATTTTGTAGTAACTGCGACTAGCCGGGCTCAAAGGCCCGGAGAAGTTGATGGAAAAGATTACTTCTTTTTGAGTAAAGAGGATTTTATTTCAATGATAAACAAGAACGAGCTTTTGGAGTATGCATTAGTGTATGGTGATTATAAGGGGATACCAAAGCAGCAGATCAGAGAGTATATGGCCAAAGGGCGTGACATTGTGTTGAGAGTGGATATACAAGGTGCTGCAACACTGAGGACGATTTTGAGAAATGGCGCCGTATTTGTGTTCTTGGTGGCGGAGAGCGAGGAGGCTTTGGTGAAAAGATTGATCGATCGGAGAACTGAGTCCACAGAAGCTCTTTTGATGAGGGTTGCGTCGGCTAGGGAAGAGCTGAGGCATTTGAAGGAGTTTGATTATGTGGTTGTGAACAAGGAAGGCGAGTTGGAAAGCTCGGTGAACTTGGTGGAGTCGATCATTGATGCCGAGAAGGCTAAAGTGCACCAAAGGAGAGCGGTCATTTAG